A window of Patescibacteria group bacterium contains these coding sequences:
- the ruvA gene encoding Holliday junction branch migration protein RuvA, translating into MIALLKGVVAHRGNGFLIVEIAGVGYRVTMPEAAMNGLSGEVTLFTHEAQRDDGRELFGFRTADELELFSRLICVSGVGPKSGQKIACVAPVDEVKKRIMTQDIAFLSSVQGIGKKTAQKIVLELSGVLAEEGAEVAEGAEESVDALVGLGYSRKQAADALDGLEGDTEGKIRQALKRLSR; encoded by the coding sequence ATGATCGCGCTTCTGAAAGGAGTGGTCGCACATCGAGGGAACGGCTTTCTCATCGTTGAGATCGCCGGCGTCGGCTATCGCGTCACGATGCCGGAAGCGGCCATGAACGGCCTGTCCGGCGAGGTCACGCTGTTCACGCACGAGGCGCAGCGCGACGACGGCCGCGAATTGTTCGGGTTCAGGACGGCGGATGAGCTTGAGCTGTTTAGCCGCCTCATCTGCGTGTCGGGCGTTGGCCCCAAGAGCGGCCAGAAGATCGCCTGCGTCGCCCCGGTCGACGAGGTGAAGAAGCGCATCATGACCCAGGACATCGCCTTCCTTTCCTCCGTGCAGGGGATTGGCAAGAAGACCGCGCAAAAGATCGTGCTTGAGCTCTCGGGCGTGCTCGCGGAAGAAGGGGCCGAAGTGGCGGAAGGGGCCGAAGAGTCCGTAGACGCGCTCGTGGGCCTCGGCTACAGCCGAAAGCAGGCCGCGGACGCATTGGACGGGCTGGAAGGGGATACGGAAGGGAAGATCCGGCAGGCGTTGAAACGGTTGTCGCGCTAG
- the pyrF gene encoding orotidine-5'-phosphate decarboxylase: MNLAHYSPFVKVLARSFPLQKGGVCMTPQDAAKKIIVALDSDNDAVIRRHTSELGAHVGMLKIGLQAFVAFGPAIVDEAKRFGRVFLDLKLVDIPATMAGAVRAATIHGVAMTNVYADAGEAGMRAAVQARDEAWVIRQQRFPDESQKPLLIGVTVLTSQKHSDLVKAGTLPKPNVLFGSADLRADANADAGERALRDLVVRRAVLTKESGLDGVVCSPEEIRLVREACGEGFLIVTPGVRPAWADANDQKRVMTPSEAVKVGADYLVIGRPILKPPTEVGTPEEAVKRIVKEICGESEAA; encoded by the coding sequence ATGAATCTTGCCCATTACAGCCCGTTTGTTAAGGTGCTCGCGCGTTCATTTCCCTTGCAAAAAGGAGGGGTCTGCATGACTCCGCAAGACGCAGCAAAGAAGATCATCGTCGCGCTCGATTCGGACAACGACGCCGTCATCCGGCGACATACCTCGGAGCTCGGCGCCCATGTCGGAATGCTCAAGATCGGCCTCCAGGCGTTCGTCGCGTTCGGGCCGGCAATCGTGGACGAGGCGAAGCGTTTCGGCCGCGTGTTCCTGGACCTGAAGCTGGTGGACATCCCCGCCACGATGGCCGGCGCGGTGCGTGCCGCGACGATCCATGGGGTCGCCATGACGAACGTCTATGCCGATGCCGGCGAGGCCGGCATGCGTGCGGCCGTGCAGGCGCGTGACGAGGCCTGGGTGATCCGTCAGCAGCGGTTCCCGGACGAGAGTCAAAAGCCGTTGCTCATCGGCGTGACCGTGCTCACCAGCCAGAAGCATTCCGACCTGGTGAAGGCCGGCACGCTTCCCAAGCCAAACGTCCTGTTCGGCTCCGCCGACCTGCGGGCGGATGCGAATGCCGACGCCGGGGAACGGGCCTTGCGGGACCTCGTGGTGAGACGGGCCGTCCTCACGAAGGAAAGCGGCCTCGACGGCGTCGTGTGTTCTCCGGAGGAGATCCGCCTCGTGCGCGAGGCGTGCGGGGAGGGGTTCCTGATCGTCACGCCAGGAGTACGACCGGCCTGGGCCGATGCCAACGACCAGAAGCGGGTGATGACCCCATCCGAAGCGGTCAAGGTCGGCGCCGACTATCTCGTGATCGGACGGCCGATCCTCAAGCCGCCGACGGAGGTCGGGACCCCCGAGGAGGCGGTGAAGCGCATCGTGAAGGAGATCTGCGGCGAATCCGAAGCCGCCTGA
- a CDS encoding peptidoglycan bridge formation glycyltransferase FemA/FemB family protein, which yields MLDGMNQRLWNAFVAERGPRSGAFLQSWEWGTFQESLGRKVVRRGDLKEWAGQFVESKLPFGLKYLYCPKGPVGTMELEGLGELKGSPFVRIEPSIASTDRRARRTIDVQPSHTLITDLTKGTDELLAGMHEKTRYNIRLAERKGVECSVRHPVLDDEVWALFKTTGSRGGFRLHDRAYYEAMLKNLSGETKAFLAVARFEGKVIAANVMVDFGRTRTYLHGASSDEHRNVMAPFLLHWKLIEDAKAKGIIAYDWWGVAPEGALDSHPWAGITRFKLGFGGERVDSPGTFDLVLDPLRFGAYRIARAVRRI from the coding sequence ATGCTAGACGGGATGAATCAACGATTGTGGAACGCATTCGTCGCCGAGCGCGGTCCCCGCTCCGGCGCATTCTTGCAGTCCTGGGAATGGGGGACGTTCCAGGAGTCGCTCGGGCGCAAGGTGGTCCGGCGCGGCGACCTCAAGGAATGGGCCGGGCAGTTCGTCGAATCGAAGTTGCCGTTCGGCCTCAAGTACCTGTACTGCCCGAAGGGGCCGGTGGGAACGATGGAGCTTGAGGGGCTTGGGGAGCTGAAAGGATCTCCTTTCGTCCGTATTGAGCCGTCCATCGCGTCGACTGACCGCCGCGCGCGCCGCACCATCGACGTGCAGCCGTCGCATACGCTCATCACCGACCTCACCAAAGGCACCGACGAGCTGCTCGCCGGGATGCACGAGAAGACGCGGTACAACATCCGTCTTGCGGAGCGAAAAGGGGTTGAATGTTCCGTCCGACACCCGGTGTTGGACGACGAGGTATGGGCCTTGTTCAAGACGACGGGCTCGCGCGGCGGATTCCGCCTGCACGACCGGGCGTACTACGAGGCGATGCTCAAGAACCTGTCCGGCGAGACGAAGGCGTTTTTGGCCGTCGCGCGGTTCGAGGGGAAGGTGATTGCCGCGAACGTCATGGTCGATTTCGGTCGCACACGGACCTACCTGCACGGCGCCTCCTCCGACGAGCACCGCAACGTGATGGCGCCGTTTTTGCTGCACTGGAAGCTCATCGAGGACGCCAAGGCCAAGGGGATCATTGCCTACGACTGGTGGGGCGTGGCCCCAGAAGGCGCTCTGGATTCCCACCCGTGGGCCGGCATCACCCGCTTCAAGCTCGGCTTCGGCGGGGAACGCGTGGACTCGCCAGGGACGTTCGACCTGGTGCTGGATCCGCTGCGGTTCGGGGCGTATCGGATTGCTCGGGCAGTCCGGAGGATATAA